A DNA window from Porites lutea chromosome 6, jaPorLute2.1, whole genome shotgun sequence contains the following coding sequences:
- the LOC140942363 gene encoding coiled-coil domain-containing protein 40-like, which translates to MADRPAENGLSDTEGKEGTERPQSGRSKGSAESRKSIQDAVSKLTVKALKEFRLSDPSDVDTVVTGAESEGLVPTATLTQEIPTFDPRGVPGAQTLLSEVISGDDTREDEIGAEIDGGDDEDLSEEEYGSEGENDMVVLDPDHPLMVRFQAAYKAHLLKQQEKVNLELRELTEDLKTKKREREELGVQLYGVQQELARQQMLLEKEHDNFNSENHLRLQSEKLLEETRALHEKTTDDLKHQRKQAKELRTEVENLAARLHYMEEAKEDVRADIAVMRRAAEKADTEVTRAEMEKKKQDLLVDRLTQTVDRLREEIDMFETQAVAQLEETKAAQKALSEATTEIEALQLEKKQLTQQWYSSLIGMRRRDEAFAAMQEALSLQRQRIQAIETEIEGYRKSISKAQEQNEQITLMHNKIEADISMVKKLIAVSRNKQEVLKTEYSKYSRTLHETEQQLNRAETEVTLKDNEITALRKQTEREFLEKIKIEDNIMEKMRSQLTLDKAAQYTKKMTDRLRKRATELESSVAEVENEISRDILDISNTTTRVRQLQDIMDNLNEEIHQKNATISKIEGEIVKRNAIIERKQSTIDQYNKRIDQMRNNSGGEEIGPLELQIHTLQKQIEARLNEITELQQFWLRNQSELVKTLKDVQKQSEDMEYLKKQYTILLQKKLRIEGEINSHNSEMQDIERNIRSMQNDMTKLNTLITKESGLREALQQGTVLMESDFIQALKEAERESIDMQNQIDALKEEKERLLNSLVEAERQIMLWEKKTQLAREAKNAVDLEYGQGEIKAMKAEIHRMQVRYSQLMRQQEKMIQDMEKSVVRREVIITRGDAQAKMGKVTNTKGTFQKKLAEMKKKIKQTNQDANACDTDIQVLREKQMSVSRELEEKQTTCQQLQTSADELEVQIDTLSEERQRNLADIVAKQQKLKYYTQLKNGRYTPLCKTPETLENELQKQRARLQSLMTIVDRLNQEFPQAQPALRKITLSLGYRGLPEEAAA; encoded by the exons ATGGCGGACAGACCTGCAGAAAACGGGCTGAGCGATACAGAAGGAAAAGAAGGCACAGAGAGACCGCAATCGGGAAGATCGAAAGGCTCAGCCGAATCTAGAAAGTCCATTCAAGATGCAGTTAGCAAGCTGACTGTTAAAGCTCTGAAAGAATTTCGTTTGAGTGATCCGAGTGATGTGGATACCGTTGTGACCGGTGCAGAAAGTGAAGGCCTTGTTCCCACTGCAACTTTAACCCAAGAGATTCCAACGTTTGATCCTAGAGGAGTACCAGGGGCGCAGACGCTGCTCTCTGAAGTAATTAGTGGCGATGATACAAGAGAGGATGAGATCGGAGCTGAAATTGATGGCGGAGACGATGAAGACCTATCTGAAGAAGAATATGGTTCCGAGGGTGAAAATGATATGGTGGTTCTTGATCCAGACCAT CCTCTCATGGTCAGATTTCAAGCAGCATACAAAGCACATTTACTCAAGCAACAGGAAAAAGTTAATTTAGAACTCCGAGAACTG ACTGAAGATCTCAAAACCAAGAAGCGTGAGCGGGAAGAGCTTGGTGTGCAGCTGTATGGAGTTCAACAGGAGCTTGCAAGACAGCAAATGCTTCTTGAGAAAGAACATGATAACTTTAATTCAGAAAATCATCTTAGGTTGCAAAGTGAAAAGCTTCTTGAAGAAACAAGAGCACTGCATGAAAAAACTACCGACGATCTCAAACATCAGCGAAAACAAG CTAAAGAGCTCAGAACAGAAGTGGAAAACCTAGCAGCTAGATTGCATTACATGGAGGAAGCTAAAGAGGATGTTAGGGCAGACATTGCTGTTATGAGAAGGGCAGCAGAGAAAGCAGACACTGAAGTGACTAGAGCAGAAAtggagaaaaagaaacag GATCTTCTGGTAGACAGGCTGACACAAACTGTTGATCGACTGAGAGAAGAGATTGATATGTTCGAGACTCAGGCTGTTGCTCAGCTGGAGGAAACTAAAGCTGCTCAAAAAGCTCTCTCAGAAGCAACCACAGAAATAGAG GCTCTTCAACTGGAGAAGAAGCAGTTGACTCAGCAATGGTACAGTAGCTTGATTGGGATGAGAAGACGTGATGAAGCATTTGCCGCTATGCAGGAAGCATTGAG TCTACAAAGGCAGAGAATCCAGGCCATAGAGACAGAGATTGAAGGATACCGAAAGTCAATCAGCAAAGCACAGGAACAAAATGAACAGATCACGCTAATGCATAACAAGATTGAGGCTGATATCTCAATGGTGAAGAAACTGATCGCTGTCAGCAGAAACAAGCAAGAAGTGCTCAAGACTGAGTACAGCAAGTATTCAAGGACATTGCATGAAACGGAACAGCAGCTAAACAGAGCAGAAACT GAAGTGACGCTGAAGGACAATGAGATCACAGCCCTGAGAAAACAGACTGAGCGGGAATTTCTGGAGAAGATTAAAATTGAAGATAATATCATGGAAAAAATGAGAAGTCAGTTGACTCTGGACAAGGCTGCACAGTATACCAAGAAAATGACAGACAGGCTGAGAAAACGAGCTACAGAATTG GAAAGCTCAGTGGCTGAGGTCGAGAACGAGATTTCCAGAGACATTCTGGACATCTCCAACACCACAACTCGTGTTCGCCAGTTGCAGGATATAATGGATAACTTAAATGAAGAGATTCATCAAAAGAATGCGACCATTTCCAAGATAGAAGGGGAAATCGTGAAGAGGAACGCCAttattgaaagaaaacaaagcacaaTTGACCAGTACAATAAACGGATTGACCAAATGAGGAACAATAGTGGG GGAGAAGAAATCGGGCCACTGGAGCTACAAATTCATACCTTGCAGAAACAAATTGAGGCCCGTTTAAACGAAATTACTGAACTACAGCAGTTCTGGCTAAGAAATCAAAGCGAACTGGTAAAAACCTTAAAAGATGTACAGAAACAATCAGAAGACATGGAATATCTCAAGAAACAATACACTATCCTTCTACAAAAGAAGTTGAGGATTGAAG GTGAAATCAACTCGCACAACAGTGAGATGCAAGATATTGAACGAAATATCCGCAGTATGCAGAACGACATGACAAAACTGAACACGCTGATTACCAAAGAGAGTGGGCTAAGAGAAGCTTTGCAACAGGGGACCGTGTTGATGGAGAGCGACTTCATTCAGGCGCTCAAA GAGGCCGAAAGAGAGTCTATAGACATGCAGAATCAGATCGACGCGCTCAAGGAGGAGAAAGAAAGGCTGCTCAACAGCCTAGTGGAGGCAGA GCGTCAGATCATGTTGTGGGAGAAGAAGACGCAGCTAGCTCGTGAAGCTAAGAACGCTGTTGACCTGGAGTACGGTCAAGGCGAAATCAAAGCCATGAAAGCAGAGATACACAGAATGCAG GTTCGTTACTCGCAGCTGATGAGGCAGCAGGAGAAGATGATTCAGGATATGGAAAAGTCTGTTGTGCGGAGAGAAGTCATCATTACACG TGGAGATGCTCAAGCCAAGATGGGTAAGGTGACAAACACCAAAGGTACGTTCCAGAAGAAACTAGCtgagatgaaaaagaaaatcaagcaGACAAACCAAGATGCAAACGCCTGCGACACTG ATATTCAAGTGCTCCGTGAAAAACAGATGTCAGTGAGCCGCGAGTTAGAAGAAAAACAGACGACGTGCCAGCAGCTACAGACCAGTGCTGATGAGTTGGAGGTGCAAATAGACACACTATCGGAGGAGAGGCAGAGG AATCTGGCCGATATCGTGGCTAAACAACAGAAGCTGAAATATTACACTCAGTTAAAGAATGGACGCTACACACCGCTGTGCAAAACACCAGAGACACTAGAGAACGAGCTCCAGAAACAGCGGGCTCGCCTCCAGTCCCTCATGACCATCGTGGATCGCTTGAATCAGGAGTTTCCTCAAGCTCAGCCGGCATTGCGCAAAATCACACTCTCCCTGGGATACAGAGGATTACCTGAAGAAGCTGCAGCGTAG
- the LOC140942364 gene encoding E3 ubiquitin-protein ligase MGRN1-like, with amino-acid sequence MGNRFSRQNEGVEDLDFSSNPYRYPPPSGKNYFADYFLMGGSKFDSPQPEAYLFGENNDLNLLNPKPVSFPYPQPPGNEPTKTLRSLVNLRKDSLKLVKNIDEESYSVEFVFDADVSCSVTVHYRATEDFSTGLAIYTSQEPFTSSAKTHFSKGSGQVYSSSSKHRIRPSLFSEEELNYCPLSNAFIPVVIQIDVDEEEYFGHCNITMATFEKMSDGSYIIKPIKQKQMVDGLCYLLQEIYGIENKINQKSGKDEENDLEETGSECVICMSDMRDTLILPCRHLCLCRDCAESLRYQASNCPICRSPFHALLQICAYSKQDSKEGSANSQGNTHGEDTWPGYEQIPLVEALNGTIKPDNIPEEAIARMRRRSASSIRSSGRRRVESARTQRYVERSFSACSGMSRPRTAPNRSRLERAQSSPGSARTVERRETPGGPRDQAPGNVQEQDHRIERASEEDTTDRTPRRGANIEELKNGDEVEELTLVKDGEQVSSPVFLPEQEQDEDPSDLQVHVDVSLPGTPLSSDVSGRSSRSAVSVTATTPTYIRLEEGTGQTTVTTIPT; translated from the exons ATGGGTAATCGGTTCAGCAGACAGAATGAGGGAGTCGAGGATCTCGACTTTAGTTCAAATCCCTACCGATATCCTCCTCCTTCAG GAAAGAACTACTTTGCTGATTATTTTCTTATGGGTGGATCTAAGTTCGACAGCCCACAACCTGAAGCATACCTTTTCGGAGAAAACAATGATTTGAACCTTTTAAACCCGAAACCAGTTTCG TTTCCATATCCACAGCCTCCTGGTAATGAGCCAACAAAGACCCTAAGAAGTCTTGTGAACTTAAGAAAAGATTCACTTAAACTGGTTAA AAACATAGATGAAGAGAGCTATTCTgtagaatttgtttttgatgcAGATGTTAGTTGCTCTGTAACAGTTCATTACAGGGCAACAGAAGACTTCTCCACTGGTCTAGCAAT atACACCTCTCAAGAACCCTTCACATCTTCAGCTAagacacatttttcaaaagggtcAGGACAAGTTTATAGCAGTTCATCTAAACACAGAATTAGACCCAGTTTATTTTCTGAAGAGGAG tTGAATTATTGTCCTCTAAGCAATGCCTTTATCCCTGTTGTGATCCAGATTGATGTGGATGAAGAAG AATACTTTGGGCATTGTAACATCACAATGGCaacatttgaaaaaatgtcTGATGGATCGTACATAATAAAACCCATCAAACAGAAGCAAATG GTTGATGGACTGTGTTACCTTCTTCAAGAAATCTATGgaatagaaaataaaatcaatcaaaaaagtggaaaG GATGAAGAAAATGACCTTGAAGAGACTGGCTCAGAATGTGTCATCTGCATGAGCGACATGAGAGACACTCTTATTTTGCCATGTAGACATCTATGCCTTTGTAGAGACTGCG ctGAATCCCTTAGGTACCAAGCAAGTAACTGCCCAATATGTAGATCAC CTTTCCATGCCTTGCTTCAGATCTGTGCTTACAGTAAACAAGACAGTAAGGAAGGCAGTGCTAATTCTCAG GGAAACACCCATGGCGAAGACACGTGGCCTGGCTATGAACAGATTCCATTAGTGGAAGCATTGAATGGAACCATCAAACCAGATAACATACCTGAAG AAGCCATTGCCCGCATGCGTCGAAGGTCTGCATCGAGTATCCGCTCTTCAGGAAGAAGAAGAGTTGAGAGTGCGCGCACTCAGCGGTATGTTGAACGATCCTTCTCTGCATGCTCTGGAATGTCCCGACCCAGAACGGCCCCTAACCGATCTAGACTTGAGCGTGCGCAGTCCAGTCCTGGGAGTGCTCGGACAGTTGAACGCCGAGAGACCCCGGGAGGCCCTCGAGACCAGGCCCCCGGAAATGTACAAGAACAGGATCACAGAATTGAACGAGCATCTGAGGAGGACACAACAGACCGCACACCTCGCAGAGGTGCAAATATTGAGGAATTAAAGAACGGGGATGAAGTGGAAGAGCTTACATTGGTAAAAGATGGGGAACAAG TTTCATCTCCAGTATTTTTACCTGAACAAGAGCAAGACGAAGATCCTTCAGACCTTCAGGTGCATGTGGATGTCTCATTACCCGGTACACCGCTAAGCAGTGATGTCAGTGGGCGCAGCAGTCGCAGCGCCGTAAGTGTTACAGCAACCACGCCTACCTATATCCGGCTAGAAGAGGGAACAGGACAGACTACTGTAACCACAATACCTACTTAA